The Pieris napi chromosome 14, ilPieNapi1.2, whole genome shotgun sequence genomic interval gcttttctttaccctattttctcatcttttcaccgctaatataagtaaataaaaatatactttttacataacagaaatattgtttcatcgaagtatgcagaaaatagtattatttgataaattacatctgctaaatgtaaataaaataggtaacttttttactcataaatgccAACATTACgacatgcgattgcagcgccgcgtctgggggacttctttcatgaaaaggactatacaaGGCAATGTTAGAAAAATGCaggttaaatataaaatatcaaattttgtAGTATgaagtgatttattttttgggattttaatatatagtgaaactttaacaaaatttcatataGATTCCTGTATCACAATGACACCTGTCACTACTCTCTTGTTAAACAGTTCTTTACCTGTGGATAATGGCAATagacataaaatttaatctgtgaattgtgatttttattttagctaaTAGCTTGTTCCCTAATTTTGCGGTCTGCCACATGTTGGAGGAATCAAaattttactcataaatattctttatttgattataataaagttGAAAAATGGTAAGAAAATGTTTCATATCGTTTCTAGTGACAATCATGattagaatataaaatttgtttgagTATACCTCGAATTAATTTCCATGTATCGTGTCATTACAGAAACCTCTAATGCTGCAAGGGCACGAACGTGcaataacacaaattaaatacaatcgTGAAGGAGATTTGCTATTTTCCGCTGCAAAAGATTCCAAGCCTAATGTTTGGTGGTCACTTAATGGTGAGCGCTTGGGTACTTTTAATGGGCACGGTGGAGTGGTATGGTGCCTTGATGTTGATTGGCAGAGTATTCATCTGATCACTGGGGGTGGTGACAGCTCGTGCAGGtcagtttacatttaattataagaagAAATTCACATTATTTCTTGTAAcagttgaataaatattttatttaatgttttagacTTTGGGATTTGGAAACTGGAAAAAACATAgctacaataaaaacaaattcttCAGTGCGCACATGTAACTTCAGCTACAGTGCCTACCAAGCTGCCTACACTACTGACAAAGCTATGGGTCATCCTTGCGAGGTAAATGTCAaatcattgttattttttaatgcccaaaatatttataaaaatatttattgcttaatgaagtcaaatacagtgtaaactccatGCATTGTCTCTTAATAATACAACAAACCCACTAAAGCATCAAAATCACTCGGCTATGGTTGGTTTAGCTTGTCTTCCATACATTGATACACTCTACATAGATTACACCCACCCTCAACAATGACCacaattaaatactaaaaagtactttttaagttgccaatttagttaaaactgcGGAGCTGTGTACATTGTATTGTTGCTTTATTGTCCTAGTGAGAAATAAACTCTACTGTCAGTACTCATCATACATACCAAACTATCCAAGAAATcccttcttttatttttcatattgcGCATGCTTGCATCACGAAGATGCCTCAATATAGCaagatatgaattaaaaatacaacctaACTACTGGTACAGTACAAACATAACAGGCATTGCATTCAATAGCATTCAAATAcgatttgtttttatgtaatttcaagggaccaagcattattttttcattatagagagttattatattatattcgttATACGGAGGGAagagaaaaaataacatattttttttttaaaaataattttaaattaaaaaaaaaaaatacacttaagTAACTCTTTGTAACATCAAAATAGGCACAGTCCCTTGAGTGTTGTTATATAGTTAATACTGTACTTGATACcacaatttgaaatattagtccgttatgtataaaataaaataaaaatgtatattatgatATAATGCATTTCCTGAGTACTTTTGtgattatacaattaatttttttggtttttacattttattaaagattcAATTtcagacttaaaaaaatatattatcttcCAGGTATTTATCATTGACACTAGAACTATTGATGATTCAATCTCATCTGCATcatcaattttaaaatggGAAGTCACAGACTCCAAAGTGACTTCTATGATTTGGGGAACACTTGATGAGACAATAATTACTGGCCATGAAGCTGGTGATTTAATCCAATGGGATTTAAGagtatgtataattaaatttaatagtaaaaactTTGTAAGGATGTATGAATGTTACAAtaacatatgtattttaatactacAGTAAAAATTTCATCTTGGTAGAAATGGGACAGAACCAgttaacatttatttgttcatgaaatatagtttaatattatcataataaaacattacttGCTAAGTTTGGGCAGATCAATATTGCATTGAACACTACCGATCTTTGgggtatttctgtaaaaataattagtagcatAATTGATGTAATTGCTCCCCATATAGctataattttcaacaataaaagTGGCGAGTTTCCCGATCTAATGAAACATAGTAAAGTTATTCCTTTATTTAAAGCAGGTAGTATGTCCGACCCCAGTAACTTAGACCAATTTCCGTACTACCtacttgtagtaaaatatttgaaaaaattatattaaatcaactggtatgtcattttaacgtaaacaaattattacataataatcagtTCGGTTTTACCAAAGGTCGCTCGACAGCCGATGCTGGTGTtgagttatatagatatatagttaAGGCTTGGGAGGAGTCGCATGACGCTTTAGGTGTTTTCTGCGACTTATCCAAAGCATTTGATTGTGTCCAACACGAGACCTTAATCGGGAAACTCCGTCACTATGGCATCAAGAATACCGCACTGAATCTTCTGACTTCCTATTTACACGGAAGAACTCAGAAGGTTGAAGTGAATGGTAAGAGGTCCTCTGGGTCGGCAGTAGATATGGGGGTACCACAGGGCTCAATTCTTGGCCCTTTcctctttcttgtttatataaatgatctacctttcatggtagagagaaaacatcagatagttttgtttgctgatgacacgtccttgatttttaaaatcaaacgacaaataacaaattttgacgatgtCAACAATGCTCTGTCTTcgattgtccattggtttagtatgaataaccttctacttaatgcaaaaaagacaaaatgcattaaattttgtgcaaaaaatgcaagggttatggatactagaccaattataaacggtgaggaattgaatctggatgatacaactgtatttctcggaatcaccatggattcaaaacttcagtggtcccctcatattaacggattggcgaagagacttagttctgcagcctacgcggttaaaaaaattcgctcacttactgatgtcgatacagctagacttgtttattttagttactttcatagcttaatgacttatggcttattattatggggtcatgctgctgatgctga includes:
- the LOC125055988 gene encoding eukaryotic translation initiation factor 3 subunit I; its protein translation is MKPLMLQGHERAITQIKYNREGDLLFSAAKDSKPNVWWSLNGERLGTFNGHGGVVWCLDVDWQSIHLITGGGDSSCRLWDLETGKNIATIKTNSSVRTCNFSYSAYQAAYTTDKAMGHPCEVFIIDTRTIDDSISSASSILKWEVTDSKVTSMIWGTLDETIITGHEAGDLIQWDLRTGKKIHSIKEHSRQINDMQLSRDGTMFITASKDQTAKLFDTSSLELLKEYKTERPVNSAALSPILDHVVLGGGQDAMEVTTTSTRQGKFDARFFHLVFEEEFGRVKGHFGPINSLAFHPDGRSYASGGEDGYVRVQSFDQAYFDYTFDYNRD